A single window of Girardinichthys multiradiatus isolate DD_20200921_A chromosome 15, DD_fGirMul_XY1, whole genome shotgun sequence DNA harbors:
- the LOC124882335 gene encoding uncharacterized protein LOC124882335, which yields MAPLFQLQTNSLLSRCYRVNIENHESSQSQCDLQMPHTEHSTMLTCKKCLSFFEKYVKLNPAQVEKLTEDTQVQSASQLWHDARKLRLTASTAKRVPKRSTTNPQKCINEHLHPTFMGSKATKYGKENEDKAIQLMEARGHTVERRGLVLCPDHPWFGASPDGILDSAQLLEIKCPLKSAMSLAEFITRPNGDIRRLEDGNYVILPNGQHGYYLQVQLTMMCLRLESCKLVIWAPTEHLEFDISFDKDFTVAQMKHLENFYFSHMLPTLVDEFAAMKIQLCPKYLDLLKIH from the exons ATGGCCCCTCTATTTCAGCTGCAGACAAACAGTCTTCTTTCAAGGTGCTACAGAGTAAATATAGAAAACCATGAATCTTCTCAGAGCCAGTGTGACTTACAAATGCCCCATACAGAGCACAGCACAATGCTGACCTGCAAGAAGTGCCTCTCTTTTTTTGAGAAATATGTTAAACTAAACCCAGCTCAGGTGGAGAAGTTGACAGAAGACACCCAGGTACAGAGTGCATCACAATTATGGCACGATGCAAGGAAGCTACGACTCACTGCTAGTACTGCAAAAAGAGTGCCCAAACGAAGCACTACCAACCcacaaaaatgcataaatgaacACTTGCACCCCACCTTCATGGGCAGCAAGGCAACtaaatatgggaaagaaaatgaagacaaaGCCATACAGCTCATGGAGGCCCGAGGGCACACTGTAGAGCGGAGGGGCCTGGTGTTGTGTCCTGACCATCCCTGGTTTGGAGCAAGCCCAGATGGAATTTTGGATTCAGCACAGCTCCTAGAGATCAAGTGTCCCCTAAAGAGTGCCATGTCCCTTGCAGAGTTTATTACTCGTCCAAATGGTGACATCAGACGCTTGGAAGACGGGAACTATGTCATTCTTCCAAATGGGCAACATGGATACTACCTCCAG GTCCAGCTTACAATGATGTGCCTCAGGCTGGAGAGCTGCAAGCTGGTCATCTGGGCACCAACTGAGCACCTGGAGTTTGACATTTCATTTGACAAAGATTTTACAGTTGCACAAATGAAGCATCTTGAAAATTTCTACTTTTCACATATGCTTCCAACATTAGTCGATGAATTTGCTGCAATGAAAATTCAGCTCTGCCCAAAATACCTCGATCTCTTGAAAATACACTAG